The DNA window GACGTCGTGCCCGTCGGCCAGCCAGCGGGAGAGCTGGTAGCAGGCCTGGTGCAGCACCCACGCGCCGAGCTTCGAGATCATCCCGCACTCCTCGGCGAGCGGGATGAACTCGTCGGGCCGGACGTTGCCCAGCTCCGGGTGGTGCCAGCGGAGCAGCGCCTCGGCGCCGACCGGGCGGACCGAGGGCAGCGAGGCCACCGGCTGGAAGGCCAGCCTCAGCTCGTCGCGCTCGATGGCGCCGCGCAGCTCGTGCTCCAGCATGGTGCGCCGGCGCAGCAGCTGGTCGTAGGTGGCGTCGTAGCGCTCGATCCGGTTCTTGCCGCGCTGCTTGGCGTAGCGCAGCGCCAGGTCGGCGTTGCGCAGCAGCAGCTCGACGTCGGTCTCCCCGCAGGCGCCGGCCACCCCGATGCTGACCGAGAGGAAGACCGGCCCGTCCGCCTCCTCGTAGGGGCGGCCGAGCACCCCGAGCAGCCGCTCGGCGACCGGCCCGGGATCGGTCGCGCCGTGCATGAGCACCGCGAACTCGTCACCGCCGAGCCGGGCCGCCAGGTCGCCCGGGCGCAGGTTGCCGCGCAGCCGCCGGCCCACCTCGGCCAGCACCGCGTCGCCGACGTCGTGGCCGCGCATGTCGTTGACGTTCTTGAAGCCGTCCAGATCGAGCCCGAGCAGCACGCACGGGACGCCGGCCTCGGCGCAGCGGTGCAGCGCCCGCAGCAGGCCGCGCCGGTTGGCCAGGCCGGTGAGCGGGTCGGTGTGCGCCAGCTCGCGGAAGTGCGCCTCCCGCTCGGCCAGCCGGCCGGCGTAGCCGCGGACGTCGTTGAGGGCCAGGTACTGCCGGGCCACCAGGGCGAAGCCCTCGACGCTGCCCGCCGCGATGCCGAACACGTCGAACCGGCCGCCCTGCACCAGGTGGTACATGGCGGAGGCGGCCATCGCGAACATCGGCACGAAGGCGTACTCGCCGTCGCGGCGGATCAGGTCGACGTCGACCTGCGGCAGGTCGACCCGGTGCGCGGCGAGGGCGGCGGCCAGCAGGCCGGCGGCGATCACCGCGGCCCCGGCGAACGCCAGGGCGGGGCCGGCCTGGCAGAGCCCGGCCGACAGGCCCAGGCCGCCGCAGGTCACCCCGGTCGCGCCGGCGCCGAGCAGGACCAGCCGGCCGCGCGGCGGGGCCGCCCGCAAGACCATGATCATGGTCAGCCCGGCGGTGAGCGCCGCGCTGACCGTGGCCAGCAGGATGGGCAGGCAGGCGACGGGGGTCGCGTCCCCGAGCAGCCGGGTCGGCGGGCTGAACAGCGCCCAGCCGACGAACCAGAGCGCGCCCGCCATGATCACGCCGTCGAGCAGCAGCCGGGCGGTGGCCGCCCGGGCCGCGGCCGTGCCGGGCAGCCGGAGCAGGGCGACACCGAGGCCGAGGCCGGCGAGCGTGGTGCCGAGCGAGACGACCGTGGCCCAGCCGGTGCGCTGCCCCTGCCGGTGCGCCCAGTGGTCGCCGGCGGCCAGCGTGCCGGCGAGCCCGAGGAGCAGGCTGAGCAGGGCGACCCCGGCAGCGGCCGCGAGCAGCACGTGGGCCCCCCGGTGCGGGCCGCCCCGGCGGCGCGCCGACACGGCGAGCAGGGCGGCGGCGCCGGCCGCGGCGAGGCCGCTCAGCACCGCGACGATGACCATGCCCGGGGACGACTGCACGAGCTCAACTGTGCCGGATCCGCGCCCCCCGTGGGGAACCGGGTGTGCAACTGTTGGGACACGGCGCGTGTGCCCGGGGGCCGCCGCGGCGACGGTGTCAGACTGGTAGGCATGCCTGAGCTGCGGTCGAGGACCTCCACCCACGGTCGGACGATGGCCGGCGCCCGGGCCCTCTGGCGGGCCACCGGGATGACCGACGACGACTTCGGCAAGCCGATCGTCGCCATCGCCAACAGTTTCACCCAGTTCGTCCCCGGCCACGTACACCTCAAGGACCTCGGCGGCCTGGTCGCCGACGCGGTGGCCGAGGCCGGCGGCGTGGGCCGGGAGTTCAACACCATCGCGGTCGACGACGGCATCGCCATGGGCCACGGCGGCATGCTCTACTCGCTGCCCAGCCGGGAGCTGATCGCCGACGCGGTGGAATACATGGTCAACGCGCACTGCGCGGACGCCCTGGTCTGCATCTCCAACTGCGACAAGATCACCCCGGGCATGCTGCTGGCCGCGCTGCGGCTCAACATCCCGACCGTCTTCGTGTCCGGCGGCCCGATGGAGGCCGGCAAGACGGTGGCCATCGAGGGCGTCGTCCACTCCAAGATCGACCTGATCGACGCCATGATCGCCTCCTCGAACGAGGCGGTCACCGACGACCAGCTCGGCGAGATCGAGCGCTCCGCCTGCCCGACCTGCGGCTCCTGCTCCGGCATGTTCACCGCCAACTCGATGAACTGCCTCACCGAGGCCATCGGCCTGGCGCTGCCCGGCAACGGCTCGACGCTGGCCACCCACGCGGCCCGCCGGTCGCTCTTCGTCGAGGCCGGCCGCACCGCCGTGGAGATCGCCAAGCGCTGGTACGACGCCGACGACGCCTCCGTGCTGCCCCGGTCGATCGCCAACCGGGCCGCCTTCGAGAACGCGGTCGCGCTCGACGTCGCCATGGGCGGCTCGACCAACACCGTGCTGCACCTGCTGGCCGCCGCCCGCGAGGCGGAGCTGGACTTCCGGGTGGCCGACATCGACGCCATCTCGCGGCGGGTGCCCTGCCTGGCCAAGGTCGCCCCGAACTCGCCGCAGTACCACATGGAGGACGTGCACCGGGCCGGCGGAATCCCGGCCATCCTCGGCGAACTGGACCGCGCCGGCCTGCTCCACCGCGACGTGCACGCCGTGCACTCCCCCACGCTGGAGAAGTGGCTCGCCGACTGGGACGTCCGGGGCGGCTCGGCCACCCCGGAGGCGGTGGAGCTGTTCCACGC is part of the Micromonospora halotolerans genome and encodes:
- a CDS encoding putative bifunctional diguanylate cyclase/phosphodiesterase — its product is MQSSPGMVIVAVLSGLAAAGAAALLAVSARRRGGPHRGAHVLLAAAAGVALLSLLLGLAGTLAAGDHWAHRQGQRTGWATVVSLGTTLAGLGLGVALLRLPGTAAARAATARLLLDGVIMAGALWFVGWALFSPPTRLLGDATPVACLPILLATVSAALTAGLTMIMVLRAAPPRGRLVLLGAGATGVTCGGLGLSAGLCQAGPALAFAGAAVIAAGLLAAALAAHRVDLPQVDVDLIRRDGEYAFVPMFAMAASAMYHLVQGGRFDVFGIAAGSVEGFALVARQYLALNDVRGYAGRLAEREAHFRELAHTDPLTGLANRRGLLRALHRCAEAGVPCVLLGLDLDGFKNVNDMRGHDVGDAVLAEVGRRLRGNLRPGDLAARLGGDEFAVLMHGATDPGPVAERLLGVLGRPYEEADGPVFLSVSIGVAGACGETDVELLLRNADLALRYAKQRGKNRIERYDATYDQLLRRRTMLEHELRGAIERDELRLAFQPVASLPSVRPVGAEALLRWHHPELGNVRPDEFIPLAEECGMISKLGAWVLHQACYQLSRWLADGHDVWVSVNVSPRELHAPEYVVQVADALRAHHVPPQRLVLEVTEHAVATDLDELIRRLTALRLTGVRIALDDFGAGYSSLGQLRRLPIDILKIDHSLVAEHEPVRPVGRDGPAFAPMVDIVMRLGHQLGLEVIAEGVTTPAELAAVVAAGCRFGQGAAFGWGVPAEHLEAMLEAATSPGNRPASAPPAAPAPPPRIGPSPLLPRLRSNPPAQVPAPRTSNEGSSQVAPAVEGAPGADTPTSVNQNVGSVDSSREMRQA
- the ilvD gene encoding dihydroxy-acid dehydratase; the protein is MPELRSRTSTHGRTMAGARALWRATGMTDDDFGKPIVAIANSFTQFVPGHVHLKDLGGLVADAVAEAGGVGREFNTIAVDDGIAMGHGGMLYSLPSRELIADAVEYMVNAHCADALVCISNCDKITPGMLLAALRLNIPTVFVSGGPMEAGKTVAIEGVVHSKIDLIDAMIASSNEAVTDDQLGEIERSACPTCGSCSGMFTANSMNCLTEAIGLALPGNGSTLATHAARRSLFVEAGRTAVEIAKRWYDADDASVLPRSIANRAAFENAVALDVAMGGSTNTVLHLLAAAREAELDFRVADIDAISRRVPCLAKVAPNSPQYHMEDVHRAGGIPAILGELDRAGLLHRDVHAVHSPTLEKWLADWDVRGGSATPEAVELFHAAPGGVRTTEPFSTTNRWSSLDTDAAGGCVRDREHAYSADGGLAILHGNLAPDGCVVKTAGVPEECLTFRGPAKVYESQDDAVTAILAKEVVAGDVVVIRYEGPKGGPGMQEMLYPTSFLKGRGLGRSCALLTDGRFSGGTSGLSIGHVSPEAASGGLIALVREGDEIVIDIPARSIRLDVPDDVLQARRVAEEKRDRPYTPADRVRPVSAALRAYASMATSASDGAYRRVPE